The genomic interval TCACTCTCACCCCGGGTCCCTCCACGGTGCCCAGTTCCGCCTCGGGCTTCACGGTGACCAACATCAGCAATCTGAAGACGACCTTCCCGGCCCCGACGAATTCGACGCTCGTCTCGGCGACCGCTTCCGGCGGCACCGTGGCCGGCACCGTCGCCATCACGGGCGGGAATGTCGTTCTGACCGTGCCGGGTCCGATCCCCGGCGGCACCACCTTCACCCCACCCGCGGTGACCATCAACGTCACCGCGGGTGCCGCCGGTACCCCGATCACGACCAAGTACGCGGGCACCAGCCACGCCAATCCCGGCATGACCATGACGACCAAGGTCGCGATCGTCGGCAATGTCGCGACCGCCTGCTTCCCGGATCCGTCCCCGACCCTGACCACCACGGCCGTCGTCTGAACCCCGGGGCGACCACCATGGCGTGACCGTGCGCGGTGACGACATAGGGCAAGTGGCTGGACTGAGCCGTTACCCACAGCTCAGTCCAGTCCCCGGCCACTGTGTCGTACAGTGCATGTCCGTCCCGCCATAGCGGTGACTCTTGTTGTGACGTTTCATTTTTCGAGCGTTCGAGGGTGGAGGACCGTGCGACCGACATCAACCGACGCGGCTCCGATCGCGGTACAGCTCAGAAAGGCCATGGAGCTGCATCACGCGACCGTCGAGGATCTGGCCCGTGAAGCGATCCGATTACTGGGCGTCAACGACACCGATCGACGCGCGCTGGAAATCGTCCTGCTCGGCAACGCGAAGTCCACGACACCCGGAATGCTGGCCGAACAATTGGGTCTCACCCCCGGCGGCACCACGATCATGCTCAACCGCCTCGAAAAGCAAGGCTACATCGCCCGCTCATTACACCCCACCGATCGTCGCCGCATTATCGTCGTGGCCACCGATCTCGCCGCCCGGCGTATACGAGACCTCATCGCGCCCTTGCTCGAAGAGGCCTACGACATGATGGTGAGCTGGTACGAACCCGCCGAACTCGAAATGATCGCGAGTTTCCTCAGCCGGGTGAGCGAACTGCAACGCAGCCATCGGCAGCGGCTCCGCCGAATGGACCCGTACCCGCCGCCCTGACGGCCTGAGCGCCGGGCCGGATCGAAGTGTTTGTCCGGCCCTATCCCGCGAGCAGTTCGGGGTGGTCGGTGCGACGGTGGTCGAGCCACGGTTTCGCCCGCTCCTGCTCCGACATCGCCAGCAGCGTATGAAGTTTCGTCCAGGCGTCATCGTCGGTCGGAGTGTAGATCTGCACCCAGGCGCCCGGGACCGCGGGCAGTGACATCGAGGTGACGAACATGTCCAGGTCGCCGACGGCCAGGTTGCGCACGGATTTGACCCGGCCGATCGGGACCGCGACGTCATTGCGTGCCCACAGCTTCGCGAAATCCGGGCTCCCGGTGCAGAGTTCGCTGATGAACTCCTGCCAGCTCGGGTCGGCGAGGTTCTTGGCGTAGGCGCCGCGCAGATAGGCGACCATGCGGCGCAGATCGTCCCAGCTGTGGTGGTAGGCGTTGCAGCACTTGGGCGTCAGAAAGACTCGCTTGGCGATGTTGACGTCGGCCATCACGTCACCGACCGCGTGGATGGGGCACAGTGATTCGTAGGAATCGTTGTAGGCCAGCAGGTCGTAGCGGGCGCTGAGCAGGACCGCCGGTAGTGGTTCCAGGTGGTTCAGGATGACCTGAAGTTCTTCGGGCAGACCGGTTTCGGTGTGCGGGCTCGGGACCGTCGGCACGCCCGCGAGGCGGTAGACGTGGGAGCGCTCGGCGGCGTCCAAGCCCAGCGTGCGGGCGACCGCGTCCAAGACCTGGACGCTGACATTGATGCTCCGGCCCTGCTCCAGCCACGTATACCAAGTGACGCCGACCGCCGAAAGCTGAGCGACCTCTTCGCGCCGAAGCCCTGGGGTACGCCGGCGCGGACCCACCGGCAGGCCGACGTCTTCCGGGGCGATGCGGGCACGGCGGGATTTCAGGAACGCACCCAATTCCTTGCGCTGCGCCTTGCCCAGAGCCCGCGCGTCTCCCACTGTTGTCACCTTCCGATCGTCGCCGAAACCCGTCCGGTTATCCAGGTGGTGTCAGTACTAGTTTTGCTGGGCTCCTGTTACCGGTGTCCGAGCTCGCACATGCTTCGAGACATGACACAGACTTTGCCGGTGGCGCCGGACCTGCCGGTGGCGGCGCCCGCGCTGGATTCCCGCCGCACCTTCGCTATTCTCGCCGTCATCCTGACCGGGCAGTTCATGGCGGTGCTCGACTCGTCCATCGTGAACGTAGCGATTCCGTCTATTCGCAACGATTTACACACCAGCGGTTCGGCACTGCAGTTGATCGTCGCCGGGTATGTCATCGCCTATGCGGTGCTGTTGGTGACCGGCGCGCGGCTCGGGGATCGGGTGTCGCAGCGGCGGGCCTTCATCGCGGGGCTGGGCCTGTTCACGCTCGCGTCGCTGGTGTGCGGCCTGGCGTGGAACGAGACCTCGCTCATCGTGTTCCGGTTCGTGCAGGGTGTGGGTGCCGCGGCGATGGTGCCGCAGGTGATGACGCTGATCCAGCGCACCTTCACCGGTACTGCCCGCGCGAAGGCGCTGAGCATGTATTCGGCGATCATTTCCGGTGGCGTGGTGGTCGGACAGGTGCTGGGCGGGTTGATCGTGCACGTGGACCTGTTCGGTACGAGCTGGCGCGGGGTGTTCCTGGTCAACGTCCCTATCGGTGTGGTGCTGCTGGTGCTCGCACCGCGTGTGCTGCCCACCGCCGGGCCGCGTTTCCAGCGCAAGGTGGACGTGCCCGGACTGGTGACGCTGACGCTGTCGGTGCTGCTGCTGGTGTTGCCGCTGGTGCTGGGCCATGAGCAGGACTGGCCGCTGTGGAGCTGGATTCTGCTGGGAGCCAGCGTCTTCGGATTCGCCGGGTTCGTGGCGATCGAACGGTGGGTCGCCGCGCGGGGCGGGGCTCCGCTGTTCGCACAGCGGGCGCTGCGGGCCCCGGGCTTGTTGCTCACGGCGGCGACATTGTTCGTCATCATGGCGACGTTCGGCGGCTGGATGTTCGTCATGGCGATCCATCTGCAGAGCACGCTCGGCTACAGCGCGCTGCACGCCGGACTGCTGTTCATTCCGATGGGGTTGACGTTCGCGGTGGCGAGTCTGCGCTGGGATCGGATCCCCGTCCGGTTCCACGCCGGGATGATTCCGGCCGGACTGGTACTGGCCGCCGCCTCGATGGTGACACTGGGGTTGCTGCTGCGGGACGGCTCGGATTTCGGCCCGGTGGGGTGGCTGTTGTTCGGGCTCATGGGGATTGGTAACGGGCTCGCGTTCAGCCCGCTGATGACCCGGACCTTGGCCAAGGTGCCGATGGAACTGGCGGCCGACGCGAGCGGGATCCTGGTGACGAATGTGCAACTCGGAGTGGTGGTGGGGATCGCGGTCTTCGGGACGGTGTTCCTCAGCCTGGCCGGCGCGACCACGGCGTCGGCGGCGCACGCGCTCGGCGGAACCGCCGTGGCGGAGGGCATCACCGTGCTCGTCGCGGCGGCCGTGGGAGCCCGCGCTGCCCGCTGACACCGGCAGCGCGGCGCGATTATCCGCGGACGCCCGGCAGACCCGAGAACAGCAGTTGAAAAACCTTGGGTGCGTTGGGCACCAGCGCGGTGGAAGGCGTGAACGGCTTGCCCTGGTTGGTGTCGGTGACCACATAGTCGGAGTGCATTCCCTCGACGTGCTCGAGCACGCCGTGGCAGTTCGGCCCGCCGGTGGCGTTCACCTTCGGCAGGTCGTTCGGGTACTGGTACGGCGGGGATCCGAATTGGAAGCTGGCGCGGAAGATCGCGCCGGGCATGATCCCGCCCACGAATCCCTCCGCCAACGGCATGGTCTCGGCGAGGCTGGTGACCACGCAGCCCAATACCGGTGCGTAGGTGCTCAGTAGCGAGGTGGTGGGACGCAACAGGTCCAGGGCGGTGATCAGCGGTTGCTCGTTCTCGTGCAGGACGGCGAGGGAGGAGGCAGCGAGCCCGATCAGGTTCACCAGGACCGCGTCCAGGTCCGCCTCTTGGTCGACGAGGGTGCCGCTGGTGGTGATCATATTGCCGGTGGTGCGCAGCAGGTCCGTGACCGTGTCGCCGTACAGGTTCGTCACCGCCGCGGCGGCAGCGAGGTCGCGCTGCAGCGCGGGCAGGCTCGGATTGAGTTCGGCCAGATAGGACTCCGAGCGCGTGAGCAGCTCACCGAGCTTGTCGCCGCGGCCCTGCAGCGCGGTCGCCAAGGCGGTGAAGGTGGCATTCAGGTGGACCGGATCGACCTTGGCCAGCAATTGCGTCAAATGCTCGAACACCGTATTGAATTCGACGGTCACCGCCTCCGCTCGCAGCACGGTTCCCGGCCGCATCGGCTCGCGCGAAGGCTGTTCCGGCGCGGTGATATTCACGTATTTGGCCCCGAAGATCGTGGTGGACCGGATGTCGGCGCGCGCGTTGGCGGGCACCAGGCGCAGCTCGCCGGGGTCGATGTCCAGGCGCAACCGCACCCGCCCGTCGACTCGTTCCACGGCCGCCACCCGCCCGATCGGCACACCCCGGAACGCCACCTTCGCGTCGGGATTCAGGACCAGCCCGCTGCGCGGCGCTTCGACGGTGATGCTCACGCTCGAGACGAACCGTCCCGAGAACATCGCCAGCACAACCACGACTAGGGCCACGAGAAAGAGCACGAGGGCCGCGCCCGCGAGTTTGAGCCGGAACACCTGCCAGGTGACGCGGGCGAATTCCCGCCACACGCTCGGATCTGTCCCGGTCTTCGCTGTCGAACCCATCGGCTCTCCTGGTGAATCACCTTGCCCGCCAATCGGACCCATAGTACTGTCCAGACAGGTGTCCATCTGTCGTTTCGGACAGTCTTATCGGGAGGATTTCCCATGACCCTGGTCAAACCCCGCCGGGTTTCATTGCGTGACGCGTCCGGGCCGGAGCCGGAGCACGGCCACCTCGACGAATTTCGCGAGGATCCCATCGGTCTCATGCGCCGAGTACGCGAGGAATGCGGCAATGTCGGCGCCTTCGACCTCGCGGGCAAACGCGTGATCCTGCTGTCCGGAGCCGAGGCCAACGAGTTCTTCTTCCGTTCCGGCGACGAGGATCTGGATCAGGGCGCGGCCTATCCGTTCATGAAGCCGATCTTCGGTGACGGGGTGGTCTTCGACGCGCCCCCGGAACGCCGTAAGGAAATGCTGCACAATTCGGCCCTGCGCGCCGAGCAGATGCGCGGACATGCCGCCACCATCGCCCGCGAAGTCGAGCACATGCTCGAAAGCTGGGGTGAGTCCGGCGAAATCGACCTGCTCGACTTCTTCGCCGAATTGACCATCTACACCTCCTCGGCCTGCCTGATCGGCAAGAAGTTCCGCAACGAACTCGACGGCCGCTTCGCCCGGCTCTACCACGACCTGGAGCGCGGTACCGACGCGCTCGCCTACGTCGACCCCTACGCGCCGATCGAGAGCTTCCGCCGCCGTGACGCCGCGCGCGTCGAACTCGTCGCGCTCGTGCAGGAGATCATGGACGGCCGCAAGGCCGATCCGCCCGCCACCAAAGACGATCGCGACATGCTCGACGTGCTGGTCTCGGTGCCCGGCGAGGACGGCAAGCCCCGCTTCAGCGCCAGCGAGATCACCGGCATCTTCATCTCCATGATGTTCGCCGGCCACCACACCACCTCCGGCACCGCCGCCTGGACGGTGATCGAGTTGCTGCGCCATCCGGAGCTGATGCGCACCGTGGTGACCGAACTCGACGAGCTCTACGCCGACGGCTCCGACATCAGTTTCGGTGCGCTACGCCAGATTCCGAACCTCGAGGCGACGCTGAAGGAGACGCTGCGGCTGCATCCGCCGCTGATCATCCTGATGCGGGTGGCGCGCGGGGACTTCGAGGTGTGCGGGCACCGCATCGAAGCCGGGGACCTGGTCGCGGCGACGCCGGCGGTGTCGAACCGGCTTGCGGAGGACTTCCCGGAGCCCGACGCCTTCGACCCGGGCCGGTATATCGATCCCAATCAGGCCGACCTGGTCAATCGGTGGACGTGGATTCCGTTCGGCGCCGGGCGGCATCGCTGTGTGGGTGCGGCGTTCGCGCTCATGCAGCTGAAAGCCATCTTCTCGATCCTGCTGCGGGACTGGGAGTTCGAAATGGCGCAACCGTCGGAGAGCTACCGCAACGATCACTCGAAGATGGTGGTGCAGTTGCAGCAACCTTGCA from Nocardia goodfellowii carries:
- a CDS encoding MarR family winged helix-turn-helix transcriptional regulator; protein product: MRPTSTDAAPIAVQLRKAMELHHATVEDLAREAIRLLGVNDTDRRALEIVLLGNAKSTTPGMLAEQLGLTPGGTTIMLNRLEKQGYIARSLHPTDRRRIIVVATDLAARRIRDLIAPLLEEAYDMMVSWYEPAELEMIASFLSRVSELQRSHRQRLRRMDPYPPP
- a CDS encoding helix-turn-helix transcriptional regulator; the protein is MTTVGDARALGKAQRKELGAFLKSRRARIAPEDVGLPVGPRRRTPGLRREEVAQLSAVGVTWYTWLEQGRSINVSVQVLDAVARTLGLDAAERSHVYRLAGVPTVPSPHTETGLPEELQVILNHLEPLPAVLLSARYDLLAYNDSYESLCPIHAVGDVMADVNIAKRVFLTPKCCNAYHHSWDDLRRMVAYLRGAYAKNLADPSWQEFISELCTGSPDFAKLWARNDVAVPIGRVKSVRNLAVGDLDMFVTSMSLPAVPGAWVQIYTPTDDDAWTKLHTLLAMSEQERAKPWLDHRRTDHPELLAG
- a CDS encoding MFS transporter: MTQTLPVAPDLPVAAPALDSRRTFAILAVILTGQFMAVLDSSIVNVAIPSIRNDLHTSGSALQLIVAGYVIAYAVLLVTGARLGDRVSQRRAFIAGLGLFTLASLVCGLAWNETSLIVFRFVQGVGAAAMVPQVMTLIQRTFTGTARAKALSMYSAIISGGVVVGQVLGGLIVHVDLFGTSWRGVFLVNVPIGVVLLVLAPRVLPTAGPRFQRKVDVPGLVTLTLSVLLLVLPLVLGHEQDWPLWSWILLGASVFGFAGFVAIERWVAARGGAPLFAQRALRAPGLLLTAATLFVIMATFGGWMFVMAIHLQSTLGYSALHAGLLFIPMGLTFAVASLRWDRIPVRFHAGMIPAGLVLAAASMVTLGLLLRDGSDFGPVGWLLFGLMGIGNGLAFSPLMTRTLAKVPMELAADASGILVTNVQLGVVVGIAVFGTVFLSLAGATTASAAHALGGTAVAEGITVLVAAAVGARAAR
- a CDS encoding MCE family protein, which produces MGSTAKTGTDPSVWREFARVTWQVFRLKLAGAALVLFLVALVVVVLAMFSGRFVSSVSITVEAPRSGLVLNPDAKVAFRGVPIGRVAAVERVDGRVRLRLDIDPGELRLVPANARADIRSTTIFGAKYVNITAPEQPSREPMRPGTVLRAEAVTVEFNTVFEHLTQLLAKVDPVHLNATFTALATALQGRGDKLGELLTRSESYLAELNPSLPALQRDLAAAAAVTNLYGDTVTDLLRTTGNMITTSGTLVDQEADLDAVLVNLIGLAASSLAVLHENEQPLITALDLLRPTTSLLSTYAPVLGCVVTSLAETMPLAEGFVGGIMPGAIFRASFQFGSPPYQYPNDLPKVNATGGPNCHGVLEHVEGMHSDYVVTDTNQGKPFTPSTALVPNAPKVFQLLFSGLPGVRG
- a CDS encoding cytochrome P450, whose product is MTLVKPRRVSLRDASGPEPEHGHLDEFREDPIGLMRRVREECGNVGAFDLAGKRVILLSGAEANEFFFRSGDEDLDQGAAYPFMKPIFGDGVVFDAPPERRKEMLHNSALRAEQMRGHAATIAREVEHMLESWGESGEIDLLDFFAELTIYTSSACLIGKKFRNELDGRFARLYHDLERGTDALAYVDPYAPIESFRRRDAARVELVALVQEIMDGRKADPPATKDDRDMLDVLVSVPGEDGKPRFSASEITGIFISMMFAGHHTTSGTAAWTVIELLRHPELMRTVVTELDELYADGSDISFGALRQIPNLEATLKETLRLHPPLIILMRVARGDFEVCGHRIEAGDLVAATPAVSNRLAEDFPEPDAFDPGRYIDPNQADLVNRWTWIPFGAGRHRCVGAAFALMQLKAIFSILLRDWEFEMAQPSESYRNDHSKMVVQLQQPCTVRYHRRK